The following is a genomic window from Crossiella equi.
GCTCAGGCGCCGGCGGGCGACCCGCTGGCGATGTCCCGGGCCCGGTGCAGCGCGGTCAGCAGCTCGGTGTGCCGCTCGGACAGCTCCCGGGCGGCCGGACCCGCGCCGATGCGGTGCCGGAGGAACGCGAGCTCGGTGACGGCCACCTGGTACTCGGCCACCGCCTGGGAGGCACGTTCGCCGGATCGCTTGTGCACGGCGTTGCGCCACCAGCGGCGGCCGGGCAGCGTGGAGAGCAGCTTGACCTCGCTGGGCGCGATCCAGCCCATCCGGGCCATCTCCGGCAGCTCGCCCGCGACCACGCGCTGCTCGCGGCGGCGCTGCCAGATGACCAGGGCCGCGGTGGCCAGGAAGATCGGGAACATGATCGCGAAGTAGACGTTGAGGAAGCCCAGGCCGCCACCGAAGGTGGCCGCGCCGTTCCACAGGGCGTGCAGCGTGACCGCGAGCAGGTAGCCCGCCAGCGGGGCCAGCACCTTGACCGCCCGGTTCGAGCTGGAGGCGGCGATGCCCGCGCCGATGCCCAGCATCACGGTGAACAGCGGGTGCGCGAACGGCGAGAGCAGCCCACGCAGGATGAACACCGCGACCACACCGGTGCTCAGGCTGCCCAGGCCGTACTCGGCGAAGGCGCGGCCGAAGTAGAAGATGTTCTCGGTGAAGGCGAACCCGGCCGCGACCAGGCCGGAGTAGACGATGCCGTCCACGATGCCGTCGAACTCGTGGCGCCGCCGCCACAGCAGGGCCACCACGAACAGGCCCTTGCCCGCCTCCTCGACCAGGGGCGCGGAGATGACCGAGGTGACCAGGTCGCCCTCGCCGCGGCCGAGCAGGATCTCGCCGAGGTGCTGCGCGGTGTCGTTGACCAGCAGCGCGCTCGCCGTGGCACCGCACGCGCCCCAGAGGAACGCGGCCAGCAGCAGCCGGGCGGGCTCAGGCTCCCAGCGGTCGACCCAGAGGAACGCGCCGACCACCGGGACCACCGGCAGCAGCGCGGCCAGCGCGCCGACCAGCACCGCCTCGATCCCGACCCGCGAGGTGGCCACGCCCAGCAGGACCAGCCCGGACACGCCGAGCACGATCAGGCCGAGCACCGATCCGAGCACCGCTTTCCGGCGCCGGGCGAACTGGTCCATCCGGGGCGAGACGGGGGCCTCAGGCGAAGTCACGATCAAGACTTTACGGTCAGCACATGCGGGACTGGCAGGACGCCTGGTGGAAAGCGTTGTACTCCGATGGGGGGTTCTTTACCCGCGGCGAGCGCCCGGCGGGGCACTTCCGCACCGCGCCGCTGGTCGGCCCGGAGCTCGCCCAGGCCCTGTTGACGCTGCTGGCACGGGTGGACGAGGGCCTCGGACATCCGTCCACTGTGGACTTCGTGGACCTCGGCGCGGGCGGCGGCGAGCTGGCCGCGGCCGTCACCCGGCTGGCCCCTCCAGAACTGGCCGCACGTCTCCGGGTAACCGCCGTGGACCTCGGTCCGGCCCGGGAACTGCCTGGAGTGCGCTGGGTCCGCGAGGCTCCGGAGCGGGTCACCGGACTGCTGGTCGGGCACGAGTGGCTGGACGCGGTGCCCTGCCCAGTGGTGGTCCACAGTGGACGGATCCGGCGGCTGCTGGTGGACGAGCGGGGCACCGAGCGACCGGGCCCCGAGGCCGGACCGGAGGAGCTGGCCTGGCTGGAGAGGTGGTGGCCGCTGGCGCCGGGCGAGCGGGCCGAGGTCGGCCTGAGCAGGGACGACGCCTGGGCGGACGCGGTGCGCCGGGTGCGCGGGGCGGCGCTGGCGGTGGACTACGGGCACCTGGCGGGCGGGCGGCCCCGGCAGGGCACGCTCACCGGGTACCGCGAGGGGCGGCAGGTCCCGCCGGTACCGGACGGCAGCTGCGACATCACCGCGCACGTGGCGATGGACGCCTGCGCGGCCCCCGGCTCCGTGCTGCTCACCCAGGCCGAGGCCCTGCGCCGCCTGGGCCTGTCCGCCACCCCTGCCCCCGCGTCCTGGGCGGCCACCGACCCCGTGGCCTGGCTCGACGCGACCGAGGCGGCGGGCCGGGTGCACGAGCTGACCGACCCGGCGGGCCTGGGTGGCTTCCTCTGGCTGCTCCAGAGCACCGACGGTCTGCCCGCCGAGGCGCTCGTGCGAGCATGACTGGCGTGAGCAGGCAGGAGATCGTCGGCGTCGGCGCGGGCGCGGCACACCTCGGCGTGGACCGGGTGGTGGACCTGGGCCCACTGCACCCCTCGGCGCACGGGGCCTACCGGCTGCGGCTCACCGTGGGCGGCGACCACGTGATCACCTCGGCCGAACCGCTGGTCGGACACCTGCACCGGGGCGCGGAGAAGCTGTTCGAGGTGCGCGACTACCGCCAGGTGCTCACCCTGGCCAACCGGCACGACTGGCTGGCCGCCTTCTGCAACGAGGTCGTGGTGGCGCAGGCGGTCGAGCGGATGACCGGCATGGACGTGCCCGCCCGCGCGCTCTGGCTGCGCACCCTGCTGTGCGAGCTGAACCGCCTGCTCGCCCACCTGGTCTTCCTGACCCCGCTCACCCGCTCCCCACAGGGCCCGCCCACCGAGGCCACCGCCACTCTCCAGGCCGCCACCCAGGCCGTGCAGGGGGCGATGGAGGAGGCCTCGGGCGGCCGCATCCACTTCATGGCCAGCCGCATCGGCGGCCTGCGCGAGGACGTGCCCGCGGGCTGGACGGACCACGTGACCGCCGTGCTGTCCACAGTAGACGGAGCACTGACCGCAATTCAGTCCACTGTGGACTCAGCGGTGTTCGTCGAGGCGCACCAAGGCATCGGCGTGCTGAGCACCGAGGACGCCCAGGCCCTCGGCGTGACCGGCCCGGCCGGACGGGCCAGCGGCCTGGACTTCGACCTCCGCCGCGACGACCCGACCTCGGCCTACGGCGACCTGGAGATCACACCGGTCCTGGCGACCGAGGGCGACGCCTTGGCCCGGGTGCGCTGCCTGGTCGGCGAGGTGGCGCAGTCCCTGCGCCTGTCCCGCGCCTGCCTGGCGGCCCTGCCCCCGGGCCCGGTGAACCTGCGCCTGCCCAAGGCGATCAAGGCCCCGGAGGGCTCGGTCTACACCTGGGGCGAGGCGCCGCTCGGCGTCTCGGGCGTGCACCTGAGCTCCCGTGGCGAGAAGACGCCATGGCGGCTCAAGCTGCGCACACCCTCGTTCAACAACATCCAGGCCCTGGCCGCACTGCTCCCGGGCACCCCGGTGTCGGCCCTGCCCGCCGTGCTGGGCTCGTTCGCCGTGATCGTCGGCGACGTGGACAAGTAAGTCGGCCGCCGCCGCTCGTACGGCAGTCCGGGCGTGGTGTGGCGCCGGAGGCGACACGCCCGCTGCTCGCCTGGCTCTTGTGTTTTCGCTCCCTGAGTGACCTCGCCGCGCGCGGAGCGCGCCGATGACTCAGTCGTCCTTGCGCCTGCGGCGGCGCGGCGGCTCCGAGTTGCCGTGCGCGGCCAGGAGCTCGCTCACCGACTTGCCGCCACCGCCGTGCGCGCCCGTGTCCGGGTCGACGCGGGAGCGGCTGCTCTCGTCGGAGAGCTCCGGGTTCCACTCCCCGCTGTCCCAGGTGCTCTCCGGCTTGCGGCGGCGACCGCCACCGGCGTCGGGCTCGGGTTCGGGGGCCGGGTCCGGCTTGCGCCTGCGGCCCTGGTCGGCCGCGGGTGGCTCGTAGTCGGGCTTGCGGCGACGGCCGGCGGGCTCCTCAGCAGGGCTTTCCGGCTTGCGTCGGCGGCCGGCGGACTCGGCCTCCGGCCAGGCCTGGTTGCCCGACTCGGCGTCGTACATCCAGGACGGGGTCGCTGCGGGCTCGTTGGGTTCCGGTTCAGGGCGGTAACGGCGGGCCACGAGATCAGTGTGGTCGATCGCGGCTGGGGCCTTGGGCTCGGGGTAACGATCAAGCTTCGGTTCCGGCGAACGGGTGGCGCTCGCCGGGCGCTGCACTTGGCCGCCGCCGATGACCTGACCTCGGCTGACGGCCGGTTCCGGGTGCGAGACGTGCACGGTGGGCGCGGCGGCCGGTTCCGGACGCGCGGGGGCGGGACGAGCGGGGGCGCCGCCGTCCAGGCCCGCGACGATGTTCTCCTTCGGCGCGGCCGGGCGCTGGGGCTCCGGCTTGCGCTGCTGCTCCGGCTTGCGCTGGGGTTCCGGCGGCGGGCGGCGGAACTCCGGGCGCGGGGCCTGCGGGCCCGAGGCGCGGGTGAGCCGGGTGGTCTCGGCGAAGGCGGGCTCCGGCTCGCGGCGCTCGGGCTCCCGGCGCTCCGGCTCGCGGCGCGGCTGCGAGCGCTGCACGTCCGGGCGACTGGGCTCCGGGGTGGTCTGCTTGCGCGGCGGCACGTGCTGGCGCTGCGGCGCGGCGGGCGGGCGCTGCGGCTGGGCCGGGCGCACGGCGTCCTTGGCCACGAACGCGGTGCGGGCGTTGTCCGCGCGCACCTCCGGCTCCTTGACCGGCGGGATGAGCGCGGTGCTCTCCACGGCGTCGGTGCGGGTGGCCTGGGCGCGCACCACCGGCTGCTCGACGGCGTTCGCGGTGATCTTGCGGATGCGCTCCTCGGCGGAGGCGATGACCCGGTCGGAGCGGTCGGAGATGGCCAGGCGCCGCTGGTCGGGCAGCGAGCGCATGCGGGTGGACTCCGCGCGCAGCGCCACGCGCTCGACGAGCACCTCACCGCCGAGCAGTGCCTCCAGGTTCTCCCGGAGCGAGCGCAGCTCCTTGCGCAGGTCCTCCAGCTCGCTGCGGGACTCCTGCTCCAGCTTCTCGCGGGTCTTGGACTCCACCTCGAGCTCGTACTCGCGCCGGGCCGCGACCTCGCACTCCAGCTCTAGCTCGTAGACCCGGTGCAGCTCCTCGGCGC
Proteins encoded in this region:
- a CDS encoding PrsW family intramembrane metalloprotease, which encodes MTSPEAPVSPRMDQFARRRKAVLGSVLGLIVLGVSGLVLLGVATSRVGIEAVLVGALAALLPVVPVVGAFLWVDRWEPEPARLLLAAFLWGACGATASALLVNDTAQHLGEILLGRGEGDLVTSVISAPLVEEAGKGLFVVALLWRRRHEFDGIVDGIVYSGLVAAGFAFTENIFYFGRAFAEYGLGSLSTGVVAVFILRGLLSPFAHPLFTVMLGIGAGIAASSSNRAVKVLAPLAGYLLAVTLHALWNGAATFGGGLGFLNVYFAIMFPIFLATAALVIWQRRREQRVVAGELPEMARMGWIAPSEVKLLSTLPGRRWWRNAVHKRSGERASQAVAEYQVAVTELAFLRHRIGAGPAARELSERHTELLTALHRARDIASGSPAGA
- a CDS encoding SAM-dependent methyltransferase; translation: MRDWQDAWWKALYSDGGFFTRGERPAGHFRTAPLVGPELAQALLTLLARVDEGLGHPSTVDFVDLGAGGGELAAAVTRLAPPELAARLRVTAVDLGPARELPGVRWVREAPERVTGLLVGHEWLDAVPCPVVVHSGRIRRLLVDERGTERPGPEAGPEELAWLERWWPLAPGERAEVGLSRDDAWADAVRRVRGAALAVDYGHLAGGRPRQGTLTGYREGRQVPPVPDGSCDITAHVAMDACAAPGSVLLTQAEALRRLGLSATPAPASWAATDPVAWLDATEAAGRVHELTDPAGLGGFLWLLQSTDGLPAEALVRA
- a CDS encoding DUF6779 domain-containing protein, coding for MNGRSDSTAEPRSTVRGNGIALLVAVLALAATAAVVLVVSDDARWLRLGVVAALWAALVGAFAAARYRKQAGDRAQRAEELHRVYELELECEVAARREYELEVESKTREKLEQESRSELEDLRKELRSLRENLEALLGGEVLVERVALRAESTRMRSLPDQRRLAISDRSDRVIASAEERIRKITANAVEQPVVRAQATRTDAVESTALIPPVKEPEVRADNARTAFVAKDAVRPAQPQRPPAAPQRQHVPPRKQTTPEPSRPDVQRSQPRREPERREPERREPEPAFAETTRLTRASGPQAPRPEFRRPPPEPQRKPEQQRKPEPQRPAAPKENIVAGLDGGAPARPAPARPEPAAAPTVHVSHPEPAVSRGQVIGGGQVQRPASATRSPEPKLDRYPEPKAPAAIDHTDLVARRYRPEPEPNEPAATPSWMYDAESGNQAWPEAESAGRRRKPESPAEEPAGRRRKPDYEPPAADQGRRRKPDPAPEPEPDAGGGRRRKPESTWDSGEWNPELSDESSRSRVDPDTGAHGGGGKSVSELLAAHGNSEPPRRRRRKDD
- a CDS encoding NADH-quinone oxidoreductase subunit D encodes the protein MSRQEIVGVGAGAAHLGVDRVVDLGPLHPSAHGAYRLRLTVGGDHVITSAEPLVGHLHRGAEKLFEVRDYRQVLTLANRHDWLAAFCNEVVVAQAVERMTGMDVPARALWLRTLLCELNRLLAHLVFLTPLTRSPQGPPTEATATLQAATQAVQGAMEEASGGRIHFMASRIGGLREDVPAGWTDHVTAVLSTVDGALTAIQSTVDSAVFVEAHQGIGVLSTEDAQALGVTGPAGRASGLDFDLRRDDPTSAYGDLEITPVLATEGDALARVRCLVGEVAQSLRLSRACLAALPPGPVNLRLPKAIKAPEGSVYTWGEAPLGVSGVHLSSRGEKTPWRLKLRTPSFNNIQALAALLPGTPVSALPAVLGSFAVIVGDVDK